The following proteins are co-located in the Billgrantia tianxiuensis genome:
- a CDS encoding AraC family transcriptional regulator, with product MPKPELPSDLVSELLLGMRLRGIAYRRIQLSPPLGVEFGTAAGWAQFHFVARGPVYLRSPSGSVHTLSTGDALLLPRGGPHALLSSPDQPAQDVTAFESARLCEAVSAIRACPKNCTLDGALTFSGCMEFDLGSMHALVSLMPEVMYVGTLLERQPEILPMLEAMEREARSERAGYAAILARLADVMAAFIVRGWVECGCGDASGWIEALRDPRLGRVIAALHREPGRNWTVAELAAEMGSSRSVFAERFLAVTGMTPHRYVTELRMRLAAQWIGRERQPIESVAYRLGYGSAAAFSRAFKRIHGHPPGALRQQHEARTDAPPYEPAARSPHERSPVATAGH from the coding sequence ATGCCAAAACCGGAACTGCCCAGCGATCTGGTCAGCGAGCTGCTGCTCGGGATGCGCCTGCGCGGCATCGCCTATCGTCGTATCCAACTTTCGCCCCCGCTGGGGGTCGAGTTCGGCACGGCCGCGGGCTGGGCCCAGTTCCACTTCGTCGCACGTGGCCCCGTCTACTTGCGCAGCCCCAGCGGCAGCGTTCATACCCTCTCGACGGGCGATGCCCTATTGCTGCCGCGGGGCGGCCCTCATGCCCTGCTCTCCTCCCCTGACCAGCCGGCCCAGGACGTCACCGCCTTCGAAAGCGCCAGGCTGTGCGAGGCGGTCAGCGCGATTCGCGCCTGCCCGAAGAATTGCACCCTCGACGGCGCCCTGACCTTCAGCGGCTGTATGGAGTTCGACTTGGGCAGCATGCACGCCCTCGTTTCGCTGATGCCCGAGGTGATGTACGTCGGCACCCTGCTCGAGCGCCAGCCCGAGATACTGCCCATGCTCGAGGCAATGGAGCGCGAGGCGAGAAGTGAACGGGCGGGCTATGCCGCTATCCTGGCGCGGCTCGCCGACGTGATGGCCGCCTTCATCGTGCGCGGCTGGGTGGAGTGCGGCTGTGGCGATGCCAGCGGTTGGATCGAGGCGCTGCGCGATCCGCGCCTGGGGCGCGTCATCGCCGCGCTGCATCGCGAGCCGGGGCGCAACTGGACGGTGGCGGAACTCGCCGCCGAGATGGGCAGCTCGCGCTCGGTGTTCGCCGAGCGCTTCCTGGCGGTAACGGGCATGACACCGCATCGTTACGTGACCGAGCTGCGCATGCGCCTGGCGGCCCAGTGGATCGGCCGGGAGCGGCAACCGATCGAAAGCGTGGCCTACCGCCTGGGCTACGGCAGTGCGGCCGCCTTCAGCCGCGCCTTCAAGCGTATCCACGGCCATCCGCCCGGTGCCTTGCGCCAGCAACACGAGGCCAGAACGGATGCGCCCCCGTACGAACCCGCCGCCAGGAGCCCCCATGAACGAAGCCCAGTCGCTACAGCGGGCCATTGA
- a CDS encoding MFS transporter, with product MALGVFGLVTAEFLPASLLTPMAADLGVTEGMAGQAVTVTAAVALLTSLLISTATRRIDRRHVLLGFSMLLVASNLMVAFAPNLTVLLIGRVLLGMALGGFWTMSIATMMRLVPEDLVPRGCRSCSAEYPRRPSLRRRWEATSATCSAGATCSAWQHCWACWRWRCSS from the coding sequence ATGGCCCTTGGCGTATTCGGGCTGGTCACGGCGGAGTTCCTGCCCGCCAGCCTGCTCACACCCATGGCGGCGGACCTGGGCGTGACCGAAGGCATGGCGGGCCAGGCGGTCACGGTTACCGCGGCGGTGGCACTGCTGACCAGCCTGCTGATCTCCACCGCCACCCGCCGCATCGACCGGCGCCATGTGCTGCTGGGCTTCTCGATGCTGCTGGTGGCCTCGAACCTGATGGTGGCGTTTGCCCCCAATCTGACGGTACTGCTGATCGGGCGCGTGCTGTTGGGGATGGCGCTGGGTGGATTCTGGACCATGTCGATCGCCACCATGATGCGCCTGGTGCCCGAGGATCTGGTACCGCGGGGCTGTCGATCATGTTCAGCGGAGTATCCGCGGCGACCATCGCTGCGGCGCCGCTGGGAAGCTACTTCGGCGACCTGCTCGGCTGGCGCGACGTGTTCCGCATGGCAGCACTGTTGGGCTTGCTGGCGCTGGCGGTGCAGTTCATGA
- a CDS encoding MFS transporter, with protein MGSYFGDLLGWRDVFRMAALLGLLALAVQFMTLPRMAPSGLTRLRTLFDVLMRPRVGLGMLAAALVFTGHFAFFTYIRPFLETVTGVGVSGVATILLGFGVANFLGNYLGGWMVERSLRLTMIAMPLLMGSLGVALVVLQSTPATDAALVAVWGLAFGAIPVAWSTWLTRTVPDEAESASGLLVAAINLAIATGAAAGGLIFDLGGALNVFAASGAVLLLAALMILMGVRTRPLATAGT; from the coding sequence CTGGGAAGCTACTTCGGCGACCTGCTCGGCTGGCGCGACGTGTTCCGCATGGCAGCACTGTTGGGCTTGCTGGCGCTGGCGGTGCAGTTCATGACGCTGCCGCGCATGGCACCCAGCGGCCTGACCCGCTTGCGCACCCTGTTCGACGTGCTGATGCGGCCGCGGGTGGGCCTGGGCATGCTGGCCGCGGCCCTGGTCTTCACCGGCCACTTCGCCTTCTTTACCTACATTCGGCCATTCCTCGAGACCGTAACCGGCGTTGGTGTCAGCGGCGTGGCCACCATCCTGTTGGGCTTCGGCGTGGCCAACTTCCTTGGCAACTACCTGGGTGGCTGGATGGTCGAGCGCAGCCTGCGCCTGACCATGATCGCGATGCCGCTGTTGATGGGCTCGCTCGGGGTGGCACTGGTAGTGCTGCAAAGTACGCCGGCTACGGACGCTGCGCTGGTGGCAGTGTGGGGGCTGGCCTTCGGCGCCATTCCGGTGGCGTGGTCGACCTGGCTCACCCGCACGGTGCCCGACGAGGCCGAGAGCGCCAGTGGTCTCTTGGTGGCCGCCATCAACCTGGCGATCGCCACCGGGGCGGCTGCGGGGGGACTTATCTTCGACCTGGGCGGAGCCCTCAATGTGTTCGCCGCCAGCGGTGCGGTGCTGCTGCTGGCCGCGCTGATGATCCTGATGGGCGTAAGGACACGGCCACTGGCTACTGCCGGAACCTGA
- a CDS encoding GrpB family protein produces the protein MNEAQSLQRAIDEPVHLAEYDPAWPARFKAERKRLLERFPAALIEVQHIGSTAIPGMPAKPIIDVMAGVASMAVADFLFEPILDHGYVTSVEFNAGLTDRRWFMRHANGRRTHHLHVVAYDGKLWRKRLAFRDALRTDAALAERYAALKRELALRHGTDREAYTRAKGEFIRCVCAS, from the coding sequence ATGAACGAAGCCCAGTCGCTACAGCGGGCCATTGATGAACCGGTGCACCTGGCGGAGTACGACCCCGCCTGGCCGGCACGCTTCAAGGCCGAGCGCAAGCGTCTGCTGGAGCGCTTCCCCGCCGCGCTGATCGAGGTGCAGCATATCGGCAGCACCGCCATTCCCGGCATGCCGGCCAAGCCCATTATCGACGTCATGGCCGGGGTCGCCTCCATGGCCGTGGCCGATTTCCTGTTCGAGCCCATTCTCGATCACGGCTACGTGACCTCGGTCGAGTTCAACGCCGGCCTGACCGACCGCCGCTGGTTCATGCGCCATGCCAATGGCCGACGCACCCACCACCTGCACGTAGTGGCTTACGACGGCAAGCTGTGGCGCAAGCGCCTAGCCTTTCGCGACGCCCTGCGCACCGATGCGGCGCTGGCCGAGCGCTATGCCGCCCTCAAGCGCGAGTTGGCTTTGCGTCACGGCACGGATCGCGAAGCCTATACCCGGGCCAAGGGGGAGTTCATACGCTGCGTTTGCGCTTCATGA